A region from the Lycium barbarum isolate Lr01 chromosome 8, ASM1917538v2, whole genome shotgun sequence genome encodes:
- the LOC132607758 gene encoding uncharacterized protein LOC132607758, with protein MESGSSSAATGASSFAQDEVKKCIEMQTKMQEFSTSCFYAVKRIRFGMTAVKDAKSGRKLVFCLIHHILSATCVNKVIMNRHQQNQRADNQGNVVNNQANEPVDENIFAEFVPEEDYASPIIQPRFGATTNNVSQDALRLRLFKHSLAGEARTWFEKLPRNSITSWAEMTTVFLTKCAMIQNMVRENQDTQQTLVALATNIALLIKKFDETQIKKVNVCEDNTVLPQGMYHAQDGPFLEGPSRQVEDANYVNNPQGGHKRQNYQGGYQSQNQWRPQQGQGQGAYNNSEQGSSKVEAMLEQILANQSKSDRTLSGLTETVGSHTAAIQKLESQMRDISREQHPPKKGGLPSDTVPNPRNGGGGIDRAFAITTRSGKTIQGAAERMIDLEPINEENEVQSKAPITADEIPADKKVPEIPEIVTEADNTIEFKMEEENLGEALAGILMNFDAEDMKDYEETVNSLVGLGSYIYQPKKLSLDLENRTTPPAKPSIIEPPRLELKQLPSHLRYEFLGPDNTLPVIVSVSLTEEQIVQLLEVLREYRRAIGWTIADIRGIPSGICEHKIQLEDGSKPSVEHQRRLNENMQEVKGGITVVPNAKNELIPTRTVTGWRVCMDYRKLNTTTSKDHFPMPFIDQMLDRLAGRSYYCFLDGYSGYNQINIALEDQEKTTFTCPYGTFAFSRMPFGLCNAPATFQRCMMSIFSDMVEDFLEVFMDDFSVVGDSLDDCLGHLGQVLKRCEETNLVLNWEKCHFMVKEGIVLGHKISERGIEVDQAKIDVISKLPPPISVKGVRSFLGHAGFYRRFIKDFSKVANPLCKLLEKEAKFVFDEKCQKAFEELKVRLTTAPIIISPDWSLPFELMCDASCLAIGAVLGQRHNKIMHPIYYASRTLNAAQMNYTVTEQELFAIVFAFEKFRAYLLGSKVVVYTDHAALRYLMEKKEAKPRLIRWVLLLQEFNFEVKDRKGTENQVADHLSRLEEAERPSDELDIDDAFPDERVLAVSNEVAPWYADFANYLGNGCFGAGRYDRKIVLNCRNGSQKEINERGGTQHGQQEEGVLGFQINK; from the exons ATGGAGTCTGGTTCATCTAGTGCTGCTACTGGTGCTAGTTCTTTCGCCCAAGATGAGGTGAAGAAGTGTATCGAGATGCAGACGAAGATGCAGGAGTTCTCCACCTCATGCTTTTACGCCGT GAAAAGGATCAGATTTGGCATGACAGCAGTTAAAGATGCAAAATCAgggcgtaaacttg tcttttgcttaatTCATCACATCTTGTCTGCTACTTGCGTAAATAAGGTGATCATGAATCGACATCAGCAAAATCAACGAGCTGACAACCAAGGAAATGTggtgaacaatcaggcgaatgaaccAGTTGATGAAAATATTTTCGCTGAATTTGTTCCGGAGGAAGACTATGCATCTCCTATTATTCAGCCTCGATTTGGAGCCACTACT aacaatgttTCACAAGATGCtcttcggttgaggttattcaaacatTCCCTAGCTGGAGAagcaagaacatggtttgagaagcttCCCCGGAATTccattacttcatgggcagaaatGACAACTGTTTTTCTCACAAAGTG tgctatgatccaaaATATGGTGAGggagaatcaagacacccagcaaacattggtAGCACTTGCTACAAATATTGCCTTGCTGATAAAGAAATTTGATGAAACTCAAATcaaaaaggtaaatgtttgtgaagaTAATACAGTCTTGCCgcaagggatgtaccatgctcaagatggtccgttccttGAGGGGCCATCTAGGCAGGTTGAAGATGCCAACTATGTCAACAACCCTCAAGGGGGTCATAagagacagaattaccaaggtggctatcagagTCAAAATCAATGGAGACCGCAGCAAGGCCAAGGCCAAGGTGCTTACAATAATTCTg agcaaggtagttcgaaggttgaagcaatgcttgagcaGATTCTGGCAAACCAATCTAAGTCTGACAgaactttatctgggctgacagaaacagtAGGGTCCCATACAGcagccattcagaagcttgagtcgcagatgagggacATTTCTAGAGAGCaacaccctcctaaaaagggaggacttccgagtgacactgtTCCAAATCCCAGAAATGGGGGAGGCGGTATAGACCGTGcgtttgccatcactactaggagtggtaaaacaaTACAAGGGGCTGCGGAGAGaatgattgatcttgagccgataaatgaagaaaatgaggtgCAGTCTAAAGCACCCATTACTGCTGATGAGATTCCTGCTGACAAGAAGGTTCCTGAAATTCCAGAGATAGTGACGGAAGCTGATAACACAA TAGagttcaaaatggaagaagaaaactTGGGTGAGGCATTGGCTGGGATtctgatgaatttcgatgctgaagataTGAAAGACTATGAGGaaacagttaattcacttgttgggttgggctcatacatATACCAACCAAAGAAGCTgagtcttgatctggaaaatagaacaactcctccagcaaagccttcaatCATTGAGCCGCCTAGATTGGAGCTTAAACAGCTCCCATCACACTTGAGATATGAATTCCTTGGTCCCGACAACACATTACCAGTGATTGTGTCAGTTtcattgactgaggagcagattgtgcAACTTTTGGAGGTATTAAgagagtataggcgtgctattggttggaccatagcagatattcgaggtatcccatctgggatctgtgagcacaaaatccagttggaggatggcagcaaaccaagtgtagagcatcagaggcgactaaacgagaacatgcaagaggtt aaaggcggcatcactgttgtaccgaatgctaagaatgagttgatcccgaccagaactgtcacaggttggagagtttgcatggattatcgcaagctcaacacaacCACGAGCAaagaccatttccctatgcccttcattgatcagatgttggatagactagcagggcgttcttattattgtttcctcGATGGTTATTCAggttacaatcagatcaacattgctctgGAAGACCAGGAGAAAACCacgttcacttgtccttatgggacatttgcattcagccggatgccttttggtttgtgtaatgcaccagcgacttttcagaggtgcatgatgtcaatcttctccgacatggtggaggatttcttggaggtgttcatggatgatttttccgtGGTGGGTGACTCACTcgatgattgtcttggccatctgggtcaagtgctaaaaaggtgcGAAGAGACAAATCTGGTGCTGAactgggagaaatgtcattttatggtgaaggaaggaatcgtcctcggtcacaaaatctctgaaaggggaatcgaggtcgatcaagcaaaaattgatgtgatttccaaacttcctccacctatctcagtaaAAGGTGTCCGCAGTTTCTTGgggcatgctgggttctacaggcgcttcatcaaagatttctctaagGTTGCAAATCctttgtgcaagcttcttgaaaaagaggctaaatttgtgtttgatgagaagtgccagaaggcgtttgaAGAGTTAAAAgtgcgtctcactactgctcctattattatttctcctgactggtccctaccattcgaactgatgtgtgatgctagttgTTTAgcaataggtgctgtgcttgggcagaggcacaataaaattatgcaccctatctattatgctagcagaacgctgaatgctgcacagatgaattacacagtgacagaGCAAGAGTTgtttgccattgtgtttgctttcgaaaaatttcgggcctacttattggggtccaaagttgtggtttatactgatcatgcagccttgagatacctcatggaaaagaaggaagcaaagccgcgactgatcagatgggtgctactGCTACAAGAGTTCAATTTTGAGGTAAAAGACcgaaagggcactgaaaaccaggtggctgaccatctctctcggcttgaagaagctgagAGACcgtctgatgagcttgatatagatgatgcgtttccagatgagagggtgttggcagTGTCAAATGAGGTAGCACCATGGTATGCTGATTTTGCAAACTATTTG ggtaatggttgttttggtgcaggaagaTATGACAGAAAAATTGTGCTGAATTGCAG gaatgggtcacAAAAGGAAATCAACGAAAGAGGGGGCACACAGCACGGGCAACAGGAAGAAGGCGTGCTCGGGTTCCAGATTAATAAATGA